A section of the Pseudomonas sp. Q1-7 genome encodes:
- a CDS encoding YdcF family protein, translating into MPIRYILKQFLLPPGGLLLLLLLAWWLRRRMPRLSLVCFIAGLGGLWLMSLPIMVEWSARALEQEPPLAEAEWPGLPGRVDAIVVLGGGRERDDPAWRADQPSAMALERLRYAARLARAGNLPVLTSGGLHYGEPPTEASIMAEVLKRDFGVAVRWQEGESRTTWENATHSAKLLQPLGVRRVLLVTQAAHMPRARWCFERVGFDVVAAPMGYLGVPNGRPLGGWLPESKAVWQSGMLLNEAVGLLAYPLAYD; encoded by the coding sequence ATGCCGATTCGTTACATCCTCAAGCAGTTCCTGCTGCCGCCCGGCGGCCTGCTTCTTCTGTTGCTGCTCGCCTGGTGGTTGCGCCGGCGCATGCCGCGCTTGTCACTGGTCTGCTTCATCGCCGGGCTCGGCGGCCTTTGGCTGATGAGCCTGCCGATCATGGTCGAGTGGTCCGCGCGGGCGCTGGAGCAAGAGCCTCCGCTGGCGGAAGCCGAGTGGCCGGGCCTTCCCGGCCGGGTGGACGCCATCGTGGTGCTGGGTGGCGGGCGAGAGCGTGATGATCCGGCCTGGCGTGCCGACCAACCCTCGGCCATGGCTCTGGAGCGCCTGCGCTACGCGGCTCGGCTGGCCCGTGCCGGCAATCTGCCTGTGCTGACCAGCGGCGGCTTGCATTACGGCGAGCCACCCACTGAGGCGTCGATCATGGCCGAGGTACTGAAGCGCGACTTCGGCGTGGCGGTGCGTTGGCAGGAAGGCGAAAGCCGTACCACCTGGGAGAACGCCACCCACAGTGCGAAGCTGCTGCAGCCCCTGGGCGTTCGCCGGGTGCTGCTGGTCACCCAGGCTGCGCACATGCCCCGTGCCCGCTGGTGCTTCGAGCGTGTCGGCTTCGACGTGGTCGCGGCACCCATGGGCTACTTGGGGGTTCCCAACGGCCGGCCGCTGGGCGGCTGGCTGCCGGAGAGCAAGGCGGTCTGGCAGAGCGGGATGCTGCTGAACGAGGCTGTGGGATTGCTGGCCTATCCGTTGGCCTATGACTGA
- the lnt gene encoding apolipoprotein N-acyltransferase, translated as MNWITRPGWPGNLLALGAGALTPLAFAPFDFWPLQLLSLALFYLGLRDLAPKPAFSRGWCYGLGLFLAGTGWIYVSIHDYGAASVPLASFLTVGFSAGVALFFALPAWLWARWLRRSEAALADTLAFAALWLAQEAFRGWFLTGFPWLYAGYSQLDGPLAGLAPLGGVWLLSFTLALTAALLVNLAHLRKRPAFLAAGIALLVAPWTLGVALKGHAWTQPAGEPLKVAAMQGNIEQNLKWDPEQLNAQLALYRDMTFSAQKADLIVWPETAVPVLKEFVDGYLGVMNRFANDRQSALITGVPIRQNNERGEKRYYNGITVVGQGEGTYLKQKLVPFGEYVPLQDLLRGLIAFFDLPMSDFARGDSNQGPLLAKGYRIAPYICYEVVYPEFAANLAAKSDILLTVSNDTWFGTSIGPLQHLQMAQMRALEAGRWMIRATNNGVTVLIDPFGRITAGIPQFQQGVLYGEVLPMQGLTPYLQWRAWPLVILCGLLFAWALLASRIAKTV; from the coding sequence ATGAACTGGATCACCCGCCCCGGCTGGCCGGGCAACCTTCTGGCGCTGGGCGCCGGCGCCCTGACGCCTCTGGCGTTCGCCCCCTTCGATTTCTGGCCCCTGCAACTCCTATCCCTGGCGCTGTTCTACCTCGGCCTGCGCGACCTGGCGCCCAAGCCGGCGTTCTCGCGTGGCTGGTGCTACGGCCTCGGCCTGTTCCTGGCCGGAACCGGCTGGATCTACGTCAGCATCCACGACTACGGCGCCGCCTCGGTGCCCCTGGCGAGCTTCCTCACCGTCGGCTTCAGTGCCGGGGTGGCGCTGTTCTTCGCCCTGCCCGCCTGGCTTTGGGCGCGCTGGCTGCGCCGCAGCGAAGCGGCCCTGGCCGACACCCTGGCCTTCGCCGCCCTGTGGCTGGCCCAGGAAGCCTTCCGCGGCTGGTTCCTCACCGGCTTCCCCTGGCTCTACGCCGGCTACAGCCAACTCGACGGACCGCTGGCCGGCCTGGCGCCGCTGGGCGGCGTCTGGCTGCTCTCCTTCACCTTGGCGCTGACCGCCGCCCTGCTGGTGAACCTGGCGCACCTGCGCAAGCGCCCCGCCTTCCTCGCGGCAGGCATCGCCCTGCTGGTCGCGCCCTGGACCCTGGGCGTGGCACTCAAAGGCCACGCCTGGACCCAACCTGCCGGCGAGCCGCTGAAGGTGGCGGCCATGCAGGGCAACATCGAACAGAACCTGAAGTGGGACCCCGAGCAGCTCAACGCCCAGCTTGCCCTCTACCGCGACATGACCTTCAGCGCACAGAAAGCCGACCTGATCGTCTGGCCGGAAACCGCCGTACCAGTCCTCAAGGAGTTCGTCGACGGCTACCTCGGCGTGATGAACCGTTTCGCCAACGATCGCCAGTCCGCCCTGATCACTGGCGTGCCGATTCGCCAGAACAACGAACGGGGCGAAAAACGCTACTACAACGGCATCACCGTGGTCGGCCAGGGCGAAGGCACCTACCTCAAGCAGAAACTGGTGCCCTTCGGCGAGTACGTTCCGCTGCAAGACCTGCTGCGCGGGTTGATCGCCTTCTTCGACCTGCCCATGTCCGACTTCGCCCGCGGCGACTCCAACCAGGGCCCGTTGCTGGCCAAGGGTTACCGCATCGCCCCGTACATCTGCTACGAGGTCGTCTATCCCGAGTTCGCCGCCAACCTGGCGGCCAAGAGCGATATCCTCCTGACGGTGAGCAACGACACCTGGTTCGGCACCTCCATCGGCCCCCTGCAGCATCTGCAGATGGCCCAGATGCGTGCCCTGGAAGCCGGCCGCTGGATGATCCGCGCCACCAACAACGGCGTCACCGTGCTGATCGACCCGTTCGGTCGAATCACCGCAGGCATCCCGCAGTTCCAGCAAGGCGTGCTGTACGGCGAGGTCCTGCCCATGCAGGGGCTGACGCCTTACCTGCAGTGGCGTGCCTGGCCCCTGGTGATCCTCTGCGGCCTGCTGTTCGCCTGGGCCCTGTTGGCCAGCCGGATTGCCAAGACGGTATGA
- a CDS encoding HlyC/CorC family transporter, translating to MSEDRSSNGHRSWLEKLTQAFAHEPKSRQELLELLREAHQNKLLDSEALSIVEGAIQVADLQVRDIMVPRSQMISIRANQSPKEFLPAIIDAAHSRYPVIGESLDDVMGILLAKDLLPLILQDGSQPFNIKDLLRPATFVPESKRLNVLLREFRANHNHMAVVIDEYGGVAGLVTIEDVLEQIVGDIEDEHDVEEDSYIKPLPSGDFIVKALTPVDAFNEFFETDFSEDEFDTVGGLVMGAFGHLPKRNETTELGDFRFRVLNADSRRIHLLRLSPLSH from the coding sequence ATGAGCGAAGATCGATCGAGCAACGGGCACAGGTCCTGGCTGGAAAAGCTGACCCAGGCCTTTGCCCATGAACCGAAAAGCCGCCAGGAGCTCCTCGAGCTGCTGCGCGAAGCCCACCAGAACAAACTGCTCGACAGCGAGGCGCTGTCGATCGTCGAAGGCGCCATCCAGGTTGCCGACCTGCAGGTGCGCGACATCATGGTGCCGCGCTCGCAGATGATCAGCATCAGGGCGAACCAGTCGCCGAAGGAGTTCCTCCCGGCGATCATCGATGCCGCCCACTCCCGCTACCCGGTCATCGGCGAAAGCCTGGATGACGTCATGGGTATCCTGCTGGCCAAGGACCTGCTGCCGCTGATCCTCCAGGACGGCAGCCAGCCTTTCAACATCAAGGACCTGCTCCGGCCGGCCACCTTCGTGCCAGAGTCCAAGCGCCTCAACGTGCTGCTGCGCGAATTCCGCGCCAACCACAACCACATGGCCGTGGTCATCGACGAATACGGCGGCGTCGCCGGCCTGGTGACGATCGAAGACGTGCTGGAGCAGATCGTCGGCGACATCGAGGACGAGCATGACGTCGAGGAAGACAGCTACATCAAGCCACTGCCCAGCGGCGACTTCATCGTCAAGGCGCTGACCCCGGTCGACGCCTTCAACGAATTTTTCGAGACCGACTTCTCCGAAGACGAGTTCGACACCGTCGGCGGCCTGGTCATGGGTGCCTTCGGCCACCTGCCCAAGCGCAACGAAACCACCGAGCTCGGCGACTTCCGCTTCCGCGTGCTCAACGCCGACAGTCGCCGCATTCATCTGCTGCGTCTCTCCCCGCTGTCCCACTGA
- the ybeY gene encoding rRNA maturation RNase YbeY, with amino-acid sequence MLELDLQLASTVQDLPSEEDFRRWCELALRQRSADSELTIRLVDEAEGRELNRTWRHKDYATNVLSFPADVPDELLDIPLLGDLVICAPVVAREAAEQGKSPQAHWAHLVIHGCLHLLGYDHIEDEEAEEMEALERELLAELGHPDPYYDDEDQ; translated from the coding sequence ATGCTTGAACTCGACCTGCAGCTCGCCAGCACGGTCCAGGACCTGCCGAGCGAGGAGGACTTCCGTCGCTGGTGCGAACTGGCCCTGCGCCAGCGCAGCGCCGACTCCGAGCTGACCATACGACTGGTGGACGAAGCCGAGGGCCGCGAACTCAACCGCACCTGGCGGCACAAGGACTACGCTACCAATGTGCTCTCCTTCCCCGCCGACGTTCCCGATGAATTGCTGGACATCCCGTTGCTCGGCGACCTGGTGATCTGCGCACCGGTGGTGGCGCGGGAAGCTGCCGAACAGGGCAAGTCCCCGCAAGCGCACTGGGCGCACCTGGTGATACACGGCTGCCTCCACCTCCTGGGTTACGACCACATCGAGGACGAGGAAGCCGAGGAAATGGAAGCCCTGGAACGGGAATTGCTGGCCGAGCTTGGCCACCCCGACCCTTACTACGACGACGAAGACCAATAA
- a CDS encoding PhoH family protein encodes MNASLDLHRFTLEPFEARRFANLCGQFDEHLRLIEQRMGIEIRNRGNQFELVGDPQRTRATENLLRRLYRETEAIELEPDMVHLFLRETGMDEASPKTEAVTLRTRKGQIRPRGANQQNYVKSILDHDINFGIGPAGTGKTYLAVACAVDALEREQVRRILLVRPAVEAGEKLGFLPGDLSQKIDPYLRPLYDALYEMLGFDHVAKLIEKQVIEVAPLAYMRGRTLNNSFIILDESQNTTVEQMKMFLTRIGFGSTAVITGDITQIDLPRGTRSGLTHVIDVLRDVPGISFTHFKSQDVVRHPLVQRIVEAYDRFDSRQQAAKAKPADNDPGAIDDHA; translated from the coding sequence TTGAACGCCTCCCTGGATCTGCACCGCTTCACCCTGGAACCCTTTGAAGCCCGCCGCTTCGCCAACCTATGCGGCCAGTTCGACGAGCATCTGCGCCTGATCGAGCAGCGCATGGGCATCGAAATCCGCAACCGCGGCAACCAGTTCGAACTGGTCGGCGACCCGCAACGCACCCGCGCCACGGAAAACCTCCTGCGCCGTCTCTACCGCGAAACCGAAGCCATCGAACTCGAGCCCGACATGGTGCACCTGTTCCTGCGCGAAACCGGCATGGACGAAGCGAGCCCCAAGACCGAGGCCGTGACCTTGCGCACCCGCAAGGGCCAGATCCGCCCGCGCGGTGCCAACCAGCAGAACTACGTGAAGTCGATCCTCGACCACGACATCAACTTCGGCATCGGCCCGGCCGGTACCGGCAAGACCTACCTGGCAGTGGCCTGCGCCGTGGACGCCCTGGAGCGCGAACAGGTGCGCCGCATCCTGCTGGTACGCCCGGCGGTCGAGGCCGGCGAAAAGCTCGGCTTCCTCCCCGGCGACCTGTCACAGAAGATCGATCCCTACCTGCGCCCCCTCTACGACGCACTCTATGAAATGCTCGGTTTCGACCACGTGGCCAAGCTGATCGAGAAACAGGTGATCGAAGTCGCCCCGCTGGCCTACATGCGCGGCCGCACCCTTAACAACAGCTTCATCATTCTCGACGAAAGTCAGAACACCACCGTCGAGCAGATGAAGATGTTCCTGACCCGTATCGGCTTCGGCTCCACCGCCGTGATCACTGGCGACATCACCCAGATCGACTTGCCTCGCGGCACCCGCTCGGGCCTGACCCACGTGATCGACGTGCTGCGTGACGTGCCGGGCATCAGCTTCACTCACTTCAAGTCCCAGGACGTGGTGCGCCACCCCTTGGTACAACGCATTGTCGAAGCCTACGACCGCTTCGACAGCCGCCAGCAGGCCGCCAAGGCCAAGCCAGCCGACAACGACCCGGGCGCGATAGACGACCATGCTTGA
- the miaB gene encoding tRNA (N6-isopentenyl adenosine(37)-C2)-methylthiotransferase MiaB, with translation MAKKLYIETHGCQMNEYDSSRMVDLLGEHQALEVTERAEEADVILLNTCSIREKAQEKVFSQLGRWRELKQQNPELVIGVGGCVASQEGAAIRERAPYVDVVFGPQTLHRLPEMIDAARVTRKPQVDISFPEIEKFDRLPEPRVDGPSAFVSVMEGCSKYCTFCVVPYTRGEEVSRPFDDVLAEVIHLAENGVREVTLLGQNVNGYRGLTHDGRIADFAELIRVVAAVDGIDRIRYTTSHPLEFSDALIQAHAEVPELVKFVHLPVQAGSDRILAAMKRNHTALEYKSRIRKLKAAVPDICISSDFIVGFPGETDKDFEQTMKLVEDVGFDFSFSFVYSSRPGTPAADLPNDTPEEVKKQRLQILQGRINQQGFEISRRMVGSVQRILVSDFSKKDPGMLQGRTENNRIVNFRSANARLIGQFVDVRIDDALPHSLRGSLLEENLH, from the coding sequence ATGGCCAAGAAGCTCTATATCGAAACCCACGGCTGCCAGATGAACGAGTACGACTCGTCGCGCATGGTCGACCTGCTCGGCGAACATCAGGCGCTGGAGGTAACCGAACGCGCCGAAGAAGCCGACGTGATTCTGCTCAACACCTGCTCGATCCGCGAGAAGGCGCAGGAGAAGGTGTTTTCGCAACTTGGCCGCTGGCGCGAGCTGAAACAGCAGAACCCGGAACTGGTGATCGGTGTCGGCGGCTGCGTGGCCAGCCAGGAAGGCGCCGCCATCCGTGAGCGCGCGCCCTACGTGGACGTCGTGTTCGGCCCGCAGACCCTGCACCGCCTGCCGGAGATGATCGACGCCGCCCGCGTCACCCGCAAGCCCCAGGTGGACATCAGCTTCCCCGAGATCGAGAAGTTCGACCGCCTGCCCGAACCGCGCGTCGACGGCCCCAGCGCCTTCGTCTCGGTGATGGAAGGCTGCAGCAAGTACTGCACCTTCTGCGTGGTGCCCTATACCCGCGGCGAGGAAGTCAGCCGCCCGTTCGACGACGTACTGGCCGAAGTGATCCACCTGGCCGAGAACGGCGTCCGCGAAGTGACCCTGCTGGGCCAGAACGTCAACGGCTACCGCGGCCTGACCCATGACGGCCGCATCGCCGACTTCGCCGAGCTGATCCGCGTGGTCGCCGCCGTCGACGGTATCGACCGCATTCGCTACACAACCTCGCACCCGCTGGAATTTTCCGACGCGCTGATCCAGGCCCACGCCGAGGTGCCGGAGCTGGTGAAGTTCGTCCACCTGCCGGTGCAGGCGGGCTCCGACCGCATCCTCGCGGCGATGAAGCGCAACCACACCGCACTGGAATACAAATCGCGCATCCGCAAGCTCAAGGCGGCAGTGCCGGACATCTGCATCAGCTCGGACTTCATCGTCGGATTCCCCGGCGAGACCGACAAGGACTTCGAGCAGACCATGAAACTGGTGGAAGACGTCGGTTTCGACTTCTCCTTCTCCTTCGTCTACAGCTCGCGCCCCGGCACTCCGGCGGCCGACCTGCCGAACGACACGCCGGAAGAAGTGAAGAAGCAGCGCCTGCAGATTCTCCAGGGCCGCATCAACCAGCAGGGCTTCGAGATCAGCCGACGAATGGTGGGCAGCGTCCAGCGCATCCTGGTCAGCGACTTCTCCAAGAAGGACCCGGGCATGCTCCAGGGCCGCACCGAGAACAACCGCATCGTCAACTTCCGCAGCGCCAACGCGCGCCTGATCGGCCAGTTCGTCGACGTGCGCATCGACGATGCCCTGCCCCACTCCCTGCGCGGCAGTCTGCTCGAAGAAAACCTGCACTAA
- a CDS encoding DUF1820 family protein has product MSKSDPIYKVIFLNQGQVYEMYAKQIYQSDLWGFLEVEEFVFGERTQVVVDPSEEKLKAQFEGVVRSFLPMHSIIRIDEVERLGTPKISEAKGSGNVMPFPMPMPEK; this is encoded by the coding sequence ATGAGCAAGTCCGACCCCATCTACAAGGTGATCTTCCTGAACCAGGGCCAGGTGTACGAGATGTACGCCAAGCAGATCTACCAGAGCGACCTGTGGGGATTCCTGGAGGTGGAAGAGTTCGTCTTCGGCGAGCGCACCCAGGTGGTGGTCGACCCCAGTGAGGAGAAGCTCAAGGCCCAGTTCGAGGGCGTTGTGCGCAGTTTCCTGCCGATGCATTCGATCATCCGCATCGACGAAGTGGAGCGCTTGGGCACGCCGAAGATCAGCGAGGCGAAAGGCAGCGGCAACGTGATGCCGTTCCCCATGCCGATGCCGGAGAAGTAG
- a CDS encoding tetratricopeptide repeat protein, translating into MNRTGRALILGCLLLSLPLLANAGGNSLLIPATGRCSLNSLPENLSEAVSACQQAAQSGDAEAQYELGEFYYDGKRTPRDLAQALQWFEQASLKGHAQAQLRLGNMFFRGEGVPANNVQAYIVLKMAAVNGSDEAMDSADLVAAQMRTDELEIATQVLGQIFRNYLLELQAADGGSPFAPLP; encoded by the coding sequence ATGAACCGCACCGGCCGCGCCCTGATCCTGGGCTGCCTGTTGCTCTCCCTGCCGCTGCTGGCCAATGCCGGCGGTAACTCCCTGCTGATTCCTGCCACCGGCCGCTGCAGCCTGAACAGCCTGCCGGAGAACCTCTCGGAAGCCGTTTCCGCCTGCCAGCAGGCCGCCCAGAGCGGCGATGCCGAAGCCCAGTACGAACTCGGCGAGTTCTACTACGACGGCAAACGCACCCCGCGCGACCTGGCCCAGGCCCTGCAATGGTTCGAGCAGGCATCCCTCAAGGGCCATGCGCAGGCGCAACTGCGGCTGGGCAACATGTTCTTCCGGGGCGAAGGCGTGCCGGCCAACAATGTGCAGGCCTACATCGTGCTGAAGATGGCGGCGGTGAACGGTTCGGACGAAGCAATGGACAGCGCCGACCTGGTGGCCGCGCAGATGCGTACCGACGAGCTGGAAATCGCCACCCAGGTGCTGGGCCAGATCTTCCGCAACTACCTGCTGGAACTGCAGGCCGCCGACGGCGGCTCGCCCTTCGCGCCGCTGCCCTGA
- the hemL gene encoding glutamate-1-semialdehyde 2,1-aminomutase, producing MSRSETLFANAQKHIPGGVNSPVRAFKSVGGTPLFFKHAEGAYVTDEDDKRYVDYVGSWGPMILGHSHPDVLDAVRKQLDHGLSYGAPTALEVEMADLVCALVPSMEMVRMVSSGTEATMSAIRLARGFTGRDSIIKFEGCYHGHSDSLLVKAGSGALTLGVPSSPGVPAAFAQHTLTLPFNDIEAVEKTLADVGNEVACIIVEPVAGNMNCVPPAPGFLEGLRRLCDQHGVVLIFDEVMTGFRVALGGAQAYYGITPDLSTFGKIIGGGMPVGCFGGKREIMSHIAPLGPVYQAGTLSGNPLAMAAGLTTLKLISRPGFHAELTDYTTRMLDGLQQRADAAGIPFVTTQAGGMFGLYFSGADDIITFQDVMASDAERFKHFFHLMLAGGVYLAPSAYEAGFTSIAHGDQELAITLDAAERAFSRLKQA from the coding sequence ATGTCCCGTTCCGAAACCCTCTTCGCCAACGCCCAGAAACACATCCCTGGCGGCGTCAACTCGCCGGTCCGCGCCTTCAAGAGCGTCGGTGGCACGCCGCTGTTCTTCAAGCACGCGGAAGGCGCCTACGTGACGGACGAGGACGACAAGCGCTATGTGGACTACGTCGGCTCCTGGGGCCCGATGATCCTCGGCCACAGCCACCCGGACGTACTGGACGCCGTGCGCAAGCAACTGGACCACGGCCTGTCCTACGGCGCACCGACCGCGCTGGAAGTGGAAATGGCCGACCTGGTCTGCGCCCTGGTGCCGTCCATGGAAATGGTGCGCATGGTCAGCTCCGGCACCGAGGCCACCATGAGCGCCATCCGTCTGGCCCGTGGCTTCACCGGCCGCGACAGCATCATCAAGTTCGAGGGCTGCTACCACGGCCACTCCGACTCCCTGCTGGTGAAAGCCGGTTCCGGCGCCCTGACCCTGGGCGTGCCCAGCTCCCCGGGCGTGCCGGCGGCCTTCGCCCAGCACACCCTGACCCTGCCGTTCAACGATATCGAAGCAGTGGAAAAGACCCTGGCCGACGTCGGCAACGAAGTCGCCTGCATCATCGTCGAGCCGGTGGCCGGCAACATGAACTGCGTACCGCCGGCGCCAGGTTTCCTCGAAGGCCTGCGCCGCCTCTGCGACCAACACGGCGTGGTGCTGATCTTCGACGAAGTGATGACCGGCTTCCGCGTCGCCCTCGGCGGCGCCCAGGCCTACTACGGCATCACCCCGGATCTCTCCACCTTCGGCAAGATCATCGGCGGCGGCATGCCGGTGGGCTGCTTCGGCGGCAAACGCGAAATCATGTCCCACATCGCCCCGCTGGGCCCGGTCTACCAGGCCGGCACCCTTTCCGGTAACCCGCTGGCCATGGCCGCCGGTCTGACCACCCTGAAGCTGATCAGCCGCCCGGGATTCCACGCCGAGCTGACCGACTACACCACCCGCATGCTCGACGGCCTGCAACAACGCGCCGATGCCGCCGGCATCCCCTTCGTCACCACCCAGGCGGGCGGCATGTTCGGTCTCTACTTCAGTGGCGCCGACGACATCATCACCTTCCAGGATGTGATGGCCAGCGACGCCGAACGCTTCAAGCACTTCTTCCACCTGATGCTGGCGGGCGGCGTGTACCTGGCGCCGAGCGCGTACGAAGCGGGCTTCACCTCCATCGCCCACGGTGACCAGGAACTGGCGATCACCCTGGACGCTGCCGAGCGCGCCTTCTCCAGGCTCAAGCAGGCCTGA
- the thiE gene encoding thiamine phosphate synthase codes for MKLRGLYAITDSQLLAGGKLLPFVEAALKGGAKLLQYRDKSSDEARRLREAEALGELCARHGAQLIINDDAELAARLGVGLHLGQSDGSLAAARALLGRQAIIGGTCHASLDLADAAIREGASYIAFGRFYNSQTKPGAPAATLDLLEQARNRFQAPIVAIGGVTLDNAPELIARGASMVAVIHALFGADSAAEVERRARAFSALFDAA; via the coding sequence ATGAAACTCCGTGGTCTCTATGCCATCACCGACAGCCAGTTGCTGGCCGGCGGCAAGCTACTGCCCTTCGTGGAAGCGGCCCTCAAGGGTGGCGCCAAGCTGCTGCAGTACCGCGACAAATCCAGCGACGAAGCCCGTCGCCTGCGCGAAGCCGAGGCCCTGGGCGAGCTGTGCGCCCGCCATGGTGCCCAGTTGATCATCAACGATGACGCCGAACTGGCCGCTCGACTGGGTGTCGGCCTCCATTTGGGCCAGAGCGATGGCTCCCTGGCCGCCGCCCGCGCCCTGCTCGGTCGCCAGGCGATCATCGGCGGCACCTGCCACGCCAGCCTCGACTTGGCCGACGCGGCCATCAGGGAAGGTGCCAGCTACATCGCCTTCGGCCGCTTCTACAATTCCCAGACCAAGCCGGGCGCGCCCGCCGCCACCCTGGACCTGCTGGAGCAGGCCCGGAATCGCTTCCAGGCCCCCATCGTCGCCATCGGCGGCGTGACCCTGGATAACGCCCCCGAGCTGATCGCCCGCGGCGCCAGCATGGTCGCGGTGATCCACGCCCTGTTCGGCGCCGACTCGGCCGCCGAGGTGGAACGCCGCGCCCGCGCCTTCAGCGCGCTGTTCGACGCCGCCTGA
- a CDS encoding hydroxymethylpyrimidine/phosphomethylpyrimidine kinase codes for MKTTHSRPVVLCLSGHDPSGGAGLQADIEALIAQGCHAAPAVTALTVQDTVNVSDFRVLDREWVLAQARAVIADLPVAAVKLGMLGSVEMVETVLEIMQSLPGVPLVCDPVLRAGGGGALGKDEVGYAIRERLLPVATIATPNLPEARILAELPDGTPDQCAEKLLPFCRNLLITGGHGDETEVHNRLYTRNGEHHTFTCQRLPGSYHGSGCTLASALSGRLALGEELSSAVRSALDYTWRTLRDAEQPGHGQYVPRRLPLDFCQ; via the coding sequence ATGAAAACGACCCACTCTCGCCCCGTAGTCCTCTGCCTTTCCGGCCACGACCCCAGTGGTGGCGCCGGCCTCCAGGCGGATATCGAAGCCCTGATCGCGCAAGGCTGCCACGCCGCCCCGGCGGTGACCGCCCTGACCGTGCAGGATACCGTCAACGTTTCCGACTTCCGCGTCCTCGACCGCGAATGGGTGCTGGCCCAGGCCCGCGCCGTGATCGCCGACCTGCCGGTGGCCGCCGTCAAGCTGGGCATGCTCGGCTCGGTGGAAATGGTCGAAACCGTCCTGGAAATCATGCAGTCCCTGCCGGGCGTACCGCTGGTCTGCGACCCGGTACTGCGTGCCGGCGGCGGCGGCGCCCTGGGCAAGGACGAAGTCGGCTATGCGATCCGCGAACGCCTGCTGCCGGTGGCCACCATCGCCACCCCGAACCTGCCGGAAGCGCGCATCCTCGCCGAGCTGCCCGACGGCACGCCGGACCAGTGCGCGGAAAAGCTCCTGCCCTTCTGCCGCAACCTGCTGATCACCGGCGGCCACGGCGACGAGACCGAAGTCCACAACCGTCTCTACACCCGGAACGGCGAGCACCACACCTTCACCTGCCAGCGCCTGCCGGGCAGCTACCACGGCTCCGGCTGCACCCTGGCCAGCGCCCTCTCCGGCCGCCTGGCCCTGGGCGAAGAACTGTCCAGCGCCGTGCGCAGCGCCCTCGACTACACCTGGCGCACCCTGCGTGACGCCGAACAACCCGGCCACGGCCAGTACGTGCCGCGTCGCCTGCCGCTGGACTTCTGCCAATGA